Proteins encoded together in one Oreochromis aureus strain Israel breed Guangdong linkage group 23, ZZ_aureus, whole genome shotgun sequence window:
- the stat1a gene encoding signal transducer and activator of transcription 1a isoform X1 translates to MAQWGQLQMLDSKYLEQVDQLYDDSFPMDIRQYLSKWIESIDWDTVAMQDSLATVRFHDLLAQLDDQHSRFALENNFLLQHNIRKIKRNLQDRFQEDPVHMAMIISRNLKEELKILEIAKSTEDETDGAVSAMVVEKQKLDNKVKEMKHIVQVVDQNIKNVEDLQDEYDFKVNTLKNRENEMNGMTVKELEKEKMTVGRMCFELKAKRQDAVVGLNELLNITQALLAELISEELPDWKQRQKIACIGGPPNACVDQLQNWFTAVAESLQQVRQHLKKLQELEQKFTYENDPITGKKAYLEARALELLKNLLSNSLVVERQPCMPTHPQRPLVLKTGVQFTVKLRFLVKLQEFNYQLKVKALFDKDVTEKKGFRRFNILGTNTKVMNMEESNGSLAAEFRHLQLKEQKGPGNRTNDGPLIVTEELHSLSFESELQLNQSGLDIKLEAISLPVVVISNVCQLPSGWASILWYNMLTTEPKNLKFFLSPPAAKWSQLSEVLSWQFSSVTKRGLNQEQLNMLADKLLGTKAQRNPEGLIPWTKFCKQQSANEKAFPFWLWIEGILDLIKRHLLSLWNDGCIMGFISKEREKALLTDKCPGTFLLRFSESSREGAITFTWIEHDVHDKPVFHSVEPYTKKELSAVSLPDIIRTYKVMAAENIPENPLRFLYPNIPKDKAFGKYYPKPSEAAEPMEFEDTDKTGYMKTELISVSEVHPSRLQDNMMPMSPDDYKALEQYVSPRDIDAVVCFQANSLLDLEDFDHQMSAADFRDGN, encoded by the exons ATGGCGCAGTGGGGCCAGCTTCAGATGCTGGACAGCAAATACCTGGAGCAGGTGGATCAGCTGTACGATGACTCGTTCCCCATGGACATCCGGCAGTACCTGAGCAAGTGGATCGAAAGCATCGACTG GGACACGGTGGCCATGCAGGACTCTCTGGCCACTGTTCGTTTCCACGACCTTCTCGCTCAGCTGGACGACCAACACAGCCGCTTCGCTCTGGAGAACAACTTCCTGCTGCAGCACAACATTCGCAAGATCAAGAGGAACTTGCAG GATCGCTTCCAGGAAGATCCCGTCCACATGGCCATGATCATCTCCAGAAACCTGAAGGAGGAGCTGAAGATACTGGAGATTGCAAAGAGCACCGAG GATGAGACCGATGGGGCAGTGTCGGCCATGGTGGTGGAGAAACAGAAGCTggacaacaaagtgaaagagaTGAAGCACATAGTCCAG GTGGTGGATCAGAACATTAAGAACGTAGAAGACCTGCAGGACGAGTACGACTTCAAAGTCAACACACTGAAGAACAGAG AGAATGAAATGAACGGCATGACGGTGAAGGAGCTGGAGAAGGAGAAGATGACAGTTGGGAGGATGTGCTTTGAGCTGAAAGCCAAGCGTCAG GACGCTGTAGTCGGGCTGAACGAGCTGCTGAACATCACTCAGGCCCTGCTGGCAGAGTTGATCTCCGAGGAGCTGCCCGACTGGAAGCAGCGTCAGAAGATCGCCTGCATCGGTGGCCCGCCCAACGCCTGCGTGGACCAGCTGCAGAACTG GTTTACGGCAGTAGCGGAGAGTCTGCAGCAGGTCCGTCAGCACCTGAAGAAGCTGCAGGAGCTGGAGCAGAAGTTCACTTATGAGAACGACCCCATCACAGGGAAGAAGGCTTACTTGGAAGCCCGAGCTCTGGAGCTCCTCAAAAACCTGCTCTCCAA CTCTCTAGTTGTAGAGAGGCAGCCTTGCATGCCCACCCACCCACAGAGACCACTGGTGTTGAAAACAGGCGTCCAGTTTACGGTGAAACTTCG GTTTCTGGTGAAACTGCAAGAGTTTAACTACCAGCTCAAAGTCAAGGCCCTGTTTGATAA gGATGTTACAGAGAAGAAAGG GTTCAGGAGGTTTAACATTTTGGGGACAAACACCAAAGTCATGAACATGGAGGAGTCCAACGGCAGTCTGGCAGCAGAGTTCAGACATTTG CAACTCAAAGAACAGAAAGGACCTGGAAACAGAACAAATGAC GGTCCTCTGATCGTCACCGAGGAGCTCCACTCGCTCAGCTTCGAGTCGGAGCTGCAGCTCAACCAGTCCGGACTCGACATCAAACTTGAG gccATTTCTCTCCCCGTGGTCGTCATCTCCAACGTCTGCCAGCTACCCAGCGGCTGGGCCTCCATCCTCTGGTACAACATGCTGACCACGGAGCCCAAA AACCTGAAGTTCTTCCTCTCCCCTCCTGCGGCGAAGTGGTCTCAGCTCTCCGAGGTGCTCAGCTGGCAGTTCTCCTCCGTCACCAAGCGAGGCCTGAACCAGGAGCAGCTCAACATGCTCGCTGATAAACTGCTCG GAACCAAAGCTCAGAGGAACCCGGAGGGACTCATCCCCTGGACCAAGTTCTGCAAG CAGCAGAGCGCAAACGAGAAGGCGTTCCCTTTCTGGTTGTGGATTGAAGGTATCCTGGATCTGATCAAAAGACACCTGCTGTCCCTCTGGAACGATGG CTGCATCATGGGATTCATCAGTAAAGAGAGGGAGAAGGCTCTGCTGACTGACAAGTGTCCGGGCACCTTTCTGCTCAGGTTCAGCGAGAGCAGCCGGGAGGGAGCCATCACCTTCACCTGGATCGAACACGACGTCCACG ACAAGCCGGTCTTCCACTCCGTGGAGCCGTACACGAAGAAGGAGCTTTCCGCCGTCTCGCTCCCCGACATCATCCGCACCTACAAGGTGATGGCAGCGGAAAACATCCCAGAGAACCCGCTTCGCTTCCTCTACCCCAACATACCCAAAGACAAGGCCTTTGGGAAGTACTACCCCAAACCATCAGAGG CTGCTGAACCGATGGAGTTTGAGGACACGGACAAGACTGGCTACATGAAGACGGAGCTCATTTCGGTTTCAGAAGT TCATCCGTCCAGGCTGCAGGACAACATGATGCCGATGTCTCCGGACGACTACAAGGCTCTGGAGCAGTACGTGAGCCCCAGAGACATTGACGCTGTG GTCTGCTTTCAGGCCAACAGTCTGCTGGATCTCGAAGACTTTGACCATCAG ATGAGTGCAGCAGACTTTCGAGATGGAAACTGA
- the stat1a gene encoding signal transducer and activator of transcription 1a isoform X3 → MAQWGQLQMLDSKYLEQVDQLYDDSFPMDIRQYLSKWIESIDWDTVAMQDSLATVRFHDLLAQLDDQHSRFALENNFLLQHNIRKIKRNLQDRFQEDPVHMAMIISRNLKEELKILEIAKSTEDETDGAVSAMVVEKQKLDNKVKEMKHIVQVVDQNIKNVEDLQDEYDFKVNTLKNRENEMNGMTVKELEKEKMTVGRMCFELKAKRQDAVVGLNELLNITQALLAELISEELPDWKQRQKIACIGGPPNACVDQLQNWFTAVAESLQQVRQHLKKLQELEQKFTYENDPITGKKAYLEARALELLKNLLSNSLVVERQPCMPTHPQRPLVLKTGVQFTVKLRFLVKLQEFNYQLKVKALFDKDVTEKKGFRRFNILGTNTKVMNMEESNGSLAAEFRHLQLKEQKGPGNRTNDGPLIVTEELHSLSFESELQLNQSGLDIKLEAISLPVVVISNVCQLPSGWASILWYNMLTTEPKNLKFFLSPPAAKWSQLSEVLSWQFSSVTKRGLNQEQLNMLADKLLGTKAQRNPEGLIPWTKFCKQQSANEKAFPFWLWIEGILDLIKRHLLSLWNDGCIMGFISKEREKALLTDKCPGTFLLRFSESSREGAITFTWIEHDVHDKPVFHSVEPYTKKELSAVSLPDIIRTYKVMAAENIPENPLRFLYPNIPKDKAFGKYYPKPSEAAEPMEFEDTDKTGYMKTELISVSEVHPSRLQDNMMPMSPDDYKALEQYVSPRDIDAVMSAADFRDGN, encoded by the exons ATGGCGCAGTGGGGCCAGCTTCAGATGCTGGACAGCAAATACCTGGAGCAGGTGGATCAGCTGTACGATGACTCGTTCCCCATGGACATCCGGCAGTACCTGAGCAAGTGGATCGAAAGCATCGACTG GGACACGGTGGCCATGCAGGACTCTCTGGCCACTGTTCGTTTCCACGACCTTCTCGCTCAGCTGGACGACCAACACAGCCGCTTCGCTCTGGAGAACAACTTCCTGCTGCAGCACAACATTCGCAAGATCAAGAGGAACTTGCAG GATCGCTTCCAGGAAGATCCCGTCCACATGGCCATGATCATCTCCAGAAACCTGAAGGAGGAGCTGAAGATACTGGAGATTGCAAAGAGCACCGAG GATGAGACCGATGGGGCAGTGTCGGCCATGGTGGTGGAGAAACAGAAGCTggacaacaaagtgaaagagaTGAAGCACATAGTCCAG GTGGTGGATCAGAACATTAAGAACGTAGAAGACCTGCAGGACGAGTACGACTTCAAAGTCAACACACTGAAGAACAGAG AGAATGAAATGAACGGCATGACGGTGAAGGAGCTGGAGAAGGAGAAGATGACAGTTGGGAGGATGTGCTTTGAGCTGAAAGCCAAGCGTCAG GACGCTGTAGTCGGGCTGAACGAGCTGCTGAACATCACTCAGGCCCTGCTGGCAGAGTTGATCTCCGAGGAGCTGCCCGACTGGAAGCAGCGTCAGAAGATCGCCTGCATCGGTGGCCCGCCCAACGCCTGCGTGGACCAGCTGCAGAACTG GTTTACGGCAGTAGCGGAGAGTCTGCAGCAGGTCCGTCAGCACCTGAAGAAGCTGCAGGAGCTGGAGCAGAAGTTCACTTATGAGAACGACCCCATCACAGGGAAGAAGGCTTACTTGGAAGCCCGAGCTCTGGAGCTCCTCAAAAACCTGCTCTCCAA CTCTCTAGTTGTAGAGAGGCAGCCTTGCATGCCCACCCACCCACAGAGACCACTGGTGTTGAAAACAGGCGTCCAGTTTACGGTGAAACTTCG GTTTCTGGTGAAACTGCAAGAGTTTAACTACCAGCTCAAAGTCAAGGCCCTGTTTGATAA gGATGTTACAGAGAAGAAAGG GTTCAGGAGGTTTAACATTTTGGGGACAAACACCAAAGTCATGAACATGGAGGAGTCCAACGGCAGTCTGGCAGCAGAGTTCAGACATTTG CAACTCAAAGAACAGAAAGGACCTGGAAACAGAACAAATGAC GGTCCTCTGATCGTCACCGAGGAGCTCCACTCGCTCAGCTTCGAGTCGGAGCTGCAGCTCAACCAGTCCGGACTCGACATCAAACTTGAG gccATTTCTCTCCCCGTGGTCGTCATCTCCAACGTCTGCCAGCTACCCAGCGGCTGGGCCTCCATCCTCTGGTACAACATGCTGACCACGGAGCCCAAA AACCTGAAGTTCTTCCTCTCCCCTCCTGCGGCGAAGTGGTCTCAGCTCTCCGAGGTGCTCAGCTGGCAGTTCTCCTCCGTCACCAAGCGAGGCCTGAACCAGGAGCAGCTCAACATGCTCGCTGATAAACTGCTCG GAACCAAAGCTCAGAGGAACCCGGAGGGACTCATCCCCTGGACCAAGTTCTGCAAG CAGCAGAGCGCAAACGAGAAGGCGTTCCCTTTCTGGTTGTGGATTGAAGGTATCCTGGATCTGATCAAAAGACACCTGCTGTCCCTCTGGAACGATGG CTGCATCATGGGATTCATCAGTAAAGAGAGGGAGAAGGCTCTGCTGACTGACAAGTGTCCGGGCACCTTTCTGCTCAGGTTCAGCGAGAGCAGCCGGGAGGGAGCCATCACCTTCACCTGGATCGAACACGACGTCCACG ACAAGCCGGTCTTCCACTCCGTGGAGCCGTACACGAAGAAGGAGCTTTCCGCCGTCTCGCTCCCCGACATCATCCGCACCTACAAGGTGATGGCAGCGGAAAACATCCCAGAGAACCCGCTTCGCTTCCTCTACCCCAACATACCCAAAGACAAGGCCTTTGGGAAGTACTACCCCAAACCATCAGAGG CTGCTGAACCGATGGAGTTTGAGGACACGGACAAGACTGGCTACATGAAGACGGAGCTCATTTCGGTTTCAGAAGT TCATCCGTCCAGGCTGCAGGACAACATGATGCCGATGTCTCCGGACGACTACAAGGCTCTGGAGCAGTACGTGAGCCCCAGAGACATTGACGCTGTG ATGAGTGCAGCAGACTTTCGAGATGGAAACTGA
- the stat1a gene encoding signal transducer and activator of transcription 1a isoform X2 codes for MAQWGQLQMLDSKYLEQVDQLYDDSFPMDIRQYLSKWIESIDWDTVAMQDSLATVRFHDLLAQLDDQHSRFALENNFLLQHNIRKIKRNLQDRFQEDPVHMAMIISRNLKEELKILEIAKSTEDETDGAVSAMVVEKQKLDNKVKEMKHIVQVVDQNIKNVEDLQDEYDFKVNTLKNRENEMNGMTVKELEKEKMTVGRMCFELKAKRQDAVVGLNELLNITQALLAELISEELPDWKQRQKIACIGGPPNACVDQLQNWFTAVAESLQQVRQHLKKLQELEQKFTYENDPITGKKAYLEARALELLKNLLSNSLVVERQPCMPTHPQRPLVLKTGVQFTVKLRFLVKLQEFNYQLKVKALFDKDVTEKKGFRRFNILGTNTKVMNMEESNGSLAAEFRHLQLKEQKGPGNRTNDGPLIVTEELHSLSFESELQLNQSGLDIKLEAISLPVVVISNVCQLPSGWASILWYNMLTTEPKNLKFFLSPPAAKWSQLSEVLSWQFSSVTKRGLNQEQLNMLADKLLGTKAQRNPEGLIPWTKFCKQSANEKAFPFWLWIEGILDLIKRHLLSLWNDGCIMGFISKEREKALLTDKCPGTFLLRFSESSREGAITFTWIEHDVHDKPVFHSVEPYTKKELSAVSLPDIIRTYKVMAAENIPENPLRFLYPNIPKDKAFGKYYPKPSEAAEPMEFEDTDKTGYMKTELISVSEVHPSRLQDNMMPMSPDDYKALEQYVSPRDIDAVVCFQANSLLDLEDFDHQMSAADFRDGN; via the exons ATGGCGCAGTGGGGCCAGCTTCAGATGCTGGACAGCAAATACCTGGAGCAGGTGGATCAGCTGTACGATGACTCGTTCCCCATGGACATCCGGCAGTACCTGAGCAAGTGGATCGAAAGCATCGACTG GGACACGGTGGCCATGCAGGACTCTCTGGCCACTGTTCGTTTCCACGACCTTCTCGCTCAGCTGGACGACCAACACAGCCGCTTCGCTCTGGAGAACAACTTCCTGCTGCAGCACAACATTCGCAAGATCAAGAGGAACTTGCAG GATCGCTTCCAGGAAGATCCCGTCCACATGGCCATGATCATCTCCAGAAACCTGAAGGAGGAGCTGAAGATACTGGAGATTGCAAAGAGCACCGAG GATGAGACCGATGGGGCAGTGTCGGCCATGGTGGTGGAGAAACAGAAGCTggacaacaaagtgaaagagaTGAAGCACATAGTCCAG GTGGTGGATCAGAACATTAAGAACGTAGAAGACCTGCAGGACGAGTACGACTTCAAAGTCAACACACTGAAGAACAGAG AGAATGAAATGAACGGCATGACGGTGAAGGAGCTGGAGAAGGAGAAGATGACAGTTGGGAGGATGTGCTTTGAGCTGAAAGCCAAGCGTCAG GACGCTGTAGTCGGGCTGAACGAGCTGCTGAACATCACTCAGGCCCTGCTGGCAGAGTTGATCTCCGAGGAGCTGCCCGACTGGAAGCAGCGTCAGAAGATCGCCTGCATCGGTGGCCCGCCCAACGCCTGCGTGGACCAGCTGCAGAACTG GTTTACGGCAGTAGCGGAGAGTCTGCAGCAGGTCCGTCAGCACCTGAAGAAGCTGCAGGAGCTGGAGCAGAAGTTCACTTATGAGAACGACCCCATCACAGGGAAGAAGGCTTACTTGGAAGCCCGAGCTCTGGAGCTCCTCAAAAACCTGCTCTCCAA CTCTCTAGTTGTAGAGAGGCAGCCTTGCATGCCCACCCACCCACAGAGACCACTGGTGTTGAAAACAGGCGTCCAGTTTACGGTGAAACTTCG GTTTCTGGTGAAACTGCAAGAGTTTAACTACCAGCTCAAAGTCAAGGCCCTGTTTGATAA gGATGTTACAGAGAAGAAAGG GTTCAGGAGGTTTAACATTTTGGGGACAAACACCAAAGTCATGAACATGGAGGAGTCCAACGGCAGTCTGGCAGCAGAGTTCAGACATTTG CAACTCAAAGAACAGAAAGGACCTGGAAACAGAACAAATGAC GGTCCTCTGATCGTCACCGAGGAGCTCCACTCGCTCAGCTTCGAGTCGGAGCTGCAGCTCAACCAGTCCGGACTCGACATCAAACTTGAG gccATTTCTCTCCCCGTGGTCGTCATCTCCAACGTCTGCCAGCTACCCAGCGGCTGGGCCTCCATCCTCTGGTACAACATGCTGACCACGGAGCCCAAA AACCTGAAGTTCTTCCTCTCCCCTCCTGCGGCGAAGTGGTCTCAGCTCTCCGAGGTGCTCAGCTGGCAGTTCTCCTCCGTCACCAAGCGAGGCCTGAACCAGGAGCAGCTCAACATGCTCGCTGATAAACTGCTCG GAACCAAAGCTCAGAGGAACCCGGAGGGACTCATCCCCTGGACCAAGTTCTGCAAG CAGAGCGCAAACGAGAAGGCGTTCCCTTTCTGGTTGTGGATTGAAGGTATCCTGGATCTGATCAAAAGACACCTGCTGTCCCTCTGGAACGATGG CTGCATCATGGGATTCATCAGTAAAGAGAGGGAGAAGGCTCTGCTGACTGACAAGTGTCCGGGCACCTTTCTGCTCAGGTTCAGCGAGAGCAGCCGGGAGGGAGCCATCACCTTCACCTGGATCGAACACGACGTCCACG ACAAGCCGGTCTTCCACTCCGTGGAGCCGTACACGAAGAAGGAGCTTTCCGCCGTCTCGCTCCCCGACATCATCCGCACCTACAAGGTGATGGCAGCGGAAAACATCCCAGAGAACCCGCTTCGCTTCCTCTACCCCAACATACCCAAAGACAAGGCCTTTGGGAAGTACTACCCCAAACCATCAGAGG CTGCTGAACCGATGGAGTTTGAGGACACGGACAAGACTGGCTACATGAAGACGGAGCTCATTTCGGTTTCAGAAGT TCATCCGTCCAGGCTGCAGGACAACATGATGCCGATGTCTCCGGACGACTACAAGGCTCTGGAGCAGTACGTGAGCCCCAGAGACATTGACGCTGTG GTCTGCTTTCAGGCCAACAGTCTGCTGGATCTCGAAGACTTTGACCATCAG ATGAGTGCAGCAGACTTTCGAGATGGAAACTGA
- the stat1a gene encoding signal transducer and activator of transcription 1a isoform X4, whose protein sequence is MAQWGQLQMLDSKYLEQVDQLYDDSFPMDIRQYLSKWIESIDWDTVAMQDSLATVRFHDLLAQLDDQHSRFALENNFLLQHNIRKIKRNLQDRFQEDPVHMAMIISRNLKEELKILEIAKSTEDETDGAVSAMVVEKQKLDNKVKEMKHIVQVVDQNIKNVEDLQDEYDFKVNTLKNRENEMNGMTVKELEKEKMTVGRMCFELKAKRQDAVVGLNELLNITQALLAELISEELPDWKQRQKIACIGGPPNACVDQLQNWFTAVAESLQQVRQHLKKLQELEQKFTYENDPITGKKAYLEARALELLKNLLSNSLVVERQPCMPTHPQRPLVLKTGVQFTVKLRFLVKLQEFNYQLKVKALFDKDVTEKKGFRRFNILGTNTKVMNMEESNGSLAAEFRHLQLKEQKGPGNRTNDGPLIVTEELHSLSFESELQLNQSGLDIKLEAISLPVVVISNVCQLPSGWASILWYNMLTTEPKNLKFFLSPPAAKWSQLSEVLSWQFSSVTKRGLNQEQLNMLADKLLGTKAQRNPEGLIPWTKFCKQSANEKAFPFWLWIEGILDLIKRHLLSLWNDGCIMGFISKEREKALLTDKCPGTFLLRFSESSREGAITFTWIEHDVHDKPVFHSVEPYTKKELSAVSLPDIIRTYKVMAAENIPENPLRFLYPNIPKDKAFGKYYPKPSEAAEPMEFEDTDKTGYMKTELISVSEVHPSRLQDNMMPMSPDDYKALEQYVSPRDIDAVMSAADFRDGN, encoded by the exons ATGGCGCAGTGGGGCCAGCTTCAGATGCTGGACAGCAAATACCTGGAGCAGGTGGATCAGCTGTACGATGACTCGTTCCCCATGGACATCCGGCAGTACCTGAGCAAGTGGATCGAAAGCATCGACTG GGACACGGTGGCCATGCAGGACTCTCTGGCCACTGTTCGTTTCCACGACCTTCTCGCTCAGCTGGACGACCAACACAGCCGCTTCGCTCTGGAGAACAACTTCCTGCTGCAGCACAACATTCGCAAGATCAAGAGGAACTTGCAG GATCGCTTCCAGGAAGATCCCGTCCACATGGCCATGATCATCTCCAGAAACCTGAAGGAGGAGCTGAAGATACTGGAGATTGCAAAGAGCACCGAG GATGAGACCGATGGGGCAGTGTCGGCCATGGTGGTGGAGAAACAGAAGCTggacaacaaagtgaaagagaTGAAGCACATAGTCCAG GTGGTGGATCAGAACATTAAGAACGTAGAAGACCTGCAGGACGAGTACGACTTCAAAGTCAACACACTGAAGAACAGAG AGAATGAAATGAACGGCATGACGGTGAAGGAGCTGGAGAAGGAGAAGATGACAGTTGGGAGGATGTGCTTTGAGCTGAAAGCCAAGCGTCAG GACGCTGTAGTCGGGCTGAACGAGCTGCTGAACATCACTCAGGCCCTGCTGGCAGAGTTGATCTCCGAGGAGCTGCCCGACTGGAAGCAGCGTCAGAAGATCGCCTGCATCGGTGGCCCGCCCAACGCCTGCGTGGACCAGCTGCAGAACTG GTTTACGGCAGTAGCGGAGAGTCTGCAGCAGGTCCGTCAGCACCTGAAGAAGCTGCAGGAGCTGGAGCAGAAGTTCACTTATGAGAACGACCCCATCACAGGGAAGAAGGCTTACTTGGAAGCCCGAGCTCTGGAGCTCCTCAAAAACCTGCTCTCCAA CTCTCTAGTTGTAGAGAGGCAGCCTTGCATGCCCACCCACCCACAGAGACCACTGGTGTTGAAAACAGGCGTCCAGTTTACGGTGAAACTTCG GTTTCTGGTGAAACTGCAAGAGTTTAACTACCAGCTCAAAGTCAAGGCCCTGTTTGATAA gGATGTTACAGAGAAGAAAGG GTTCAGGAGGTTTAACATTTTGGGGACAAACACCAAAGTCATGAACATGGAGGAGTCCAACGGCAGTCTGGCAGCAGAGTTCAGACATTTG CAACTCAAAGAACAGAAAGGACCTGGAAACAGAACAAATGAC GGTCCTCTGATCGTCACCGAGGAGCTCCACTCGCTCAGCTTCGAGTCGGAGCTGCAGCTCAACCAGTCCGGACTCGACATCAAACTTGAG gccATTTCTCTCCCCGTGGTCGTCATCTCCAACGTCTGCCAGCTACCCAGCGGCTGGGCCTCCATCCTCTGGTACAACATGCTGACCACGGAGCCCAAA AACCTGAAGTTCTTCCTCTCCCCTCCTGCGGCGAAGTGGTCTCAGCTCTCCGAGGTGCTCAGCTGGCAGTTCTCCTCCGTCACCAAGCGAGGCCTGAACCAGGAGCAGCTCAACATGCTCGCTGATAAACTGCTCG GAACCAAAGCTCAGAGGAACCCGGAGGGACTCATCCCCTGGACCAAGTTCTGCAAG CAGAGCGCAAACGAGAAGGCGTTCCCTTTCTGGTTGTGGATTGAAGGTATCCTGGATCTGATCAAAAGACACCTGCTGTCCCTCTGGAACGATGG CTGCATCATGGGATTCATCAGTAAAGAGAGGGAGAAGGCTCTGCTGACTGACAAGTGTCCGGGCACCTTTCTGCTCAGGTTCAGCGAGAGCAGCCGGGAGGGAGCCATCACCTTCACCTGGATCGAACACGACGTCCACG ACAAGCCGGTCTTCCACTCCGTGGAGCCGTACACGAAGAAGGAGCTTTCCGCCGTCTCGCTCCCCGACATCATCCGCACCTACAAGGTGATGGCAGCGGAAAACATCCCAGAGAACCCGCTTCGCTTCCTCTACCCCAACATACCCAAAGACAAGGCCTTTGGGAAGTACTACCCCAAACCATCAGAGG CTGCTGAACCGATGGAGTTTGAGGACACGGACAAGACTGGCTACATGAAGACGGAGCTCATTTCGGTTTCAGAAGT TCATCCGTCCAGGCTGCAGGACAACATGATGCCGATGTCTCCGGACGACTACAAGGCTCTGGAGCAGTACGTGAGCCCCAGAGACATTGACGCTGTG ATGAGTGCAGCAGACTTTCGAGATGGAAACTGA